A window of Mangifera indica cultivar Alphonso chromosome 11, CATAS_Mindica_2.1, whole genome shotgun sequence contains these coding sequences:
- the LOC123230169 gene encoding uncharacterized protein LOC123230169, with translation MQKLLRLNPSSAFLCTKSTPYSFSKLNRNPLPKMPLTAAATSGAKAFAVAVSAGKKPTISSRFNFRCSVGDKTQSTRAWVVLKEGRAWYHTVAAEGVKAENEKSQEKGLKLNNRRQKSGSGLDPDLLTIPGVGPRNLRKLVDNGIGGVAELKQLYKDKFWKASGKMVEYLQSSVGIIHKNHAESITTFIKESVDEELKDSNSDDKPNPRKRITLCVEGNISVGKTTFLQRIANETLELRDLVEIVPEPIDKWQNVGPDHFNILGAYYDEPERYAYTFQNYVFVTRVMQERESSVGIKPLRLMERSVFSDRMVFVRAVHEAKYMNEMEISIYDSWFDPVVSVLPGLVPDGFIYLRATPDTCHKRMMLRKRAEEGGVSLDYLHSLHEKHENWLFPFESGNHGVLSVSKLPLHMDNSLHPEIRDRVFYLEGAHMHSSIQKVPALVLDCEPNIDFSRDIEAKEKYARQVAEFFEFVKKKKEDQPTQPAEGGAKGTQPQVLLPNTGGFWLPDGKHFPESALRSLDFRRAMSIMSGQQ, from the exons ATGCAGAAGCTTCTGCGCCTAAACCCTTCAAGCGCCTTTCTCTGCACTAAGTCCACCCCTTACTCTTTCTCCAAACTAAATCGCAACCCACTTCCCAAAATGCCCCTAACGGCAGCCGCAACCAGCGGCGCCAAAGCTTTCGCCGTCGCCGTGTCGGCGGGTAAAAAACCCACTATCTCTTCTCGCTTTAACTTCCGTTGCTCGGTGGGAGACAAAACGCAGTCGACGAGGGCTTGGGTGGTCTTGAAGGAGGGACGGGCGTGGTACCACACGGTGGCCGCGGAGGGCGTGAAAGCCGAGAACGAGAAGAGTCAAGAGAAGGGCTTGAAGTTGAATAATAGAAGGCAAAAGAGTGGAAGTGGGTTAGACCCAGATTTGTTGACAATTCCAGGGGTAGGTCCAAGGAATTTAAGGAAGCTTGTTGACAATGGAATAGGGGGAGTTGCTGAACTCAAGCAGTTGTATAAGGATAAg TTCTGGAAGGCTAGTGGGAAGATGGTGGAGTATTTACAGAGTTCAGTGGGGATTATCCACAAAAATCATGCTGAGAGTATAACAACTTTCATTAAAGAGAGTGTGGATGAAGAGCTAAAGGATTCAAACTCAGATGATAAGCCCAATCCCCGAAAAAGAATCACTCTCTGTGTTGAAGGAAATATTAGTGTTGGGAAAACTACTTTCCTTCAGAGGATAGCAAATGAAACACTTGAGCTTCGTGACCTTGTTGAGATTGTTCCTGAGCCAATTGATAAGTGGCAGAATGTTGGACCTGATCACTTTAATATATTAGGTGCTTATTATGACGAGCCAGAAAGGTATGCTTATACCTTCCAGAATTATGTATTTGTTACAAGGGTTATGCAGGAGAGGGAGTCATCTGTTGGAATTAAGCCACTCAGGCTTATGGAGAGGAGTGTTTTCAGTGACAGGATG GTCTTTGTTCGTGCTGTTCATGAAGCAAAATATATGAATGAGATGGAAATAAGCATTTATGATTCATGGTTTGATCCTGTTGTATCAGTCTTGCCTGGTCTTGTCCCTGACGGCTTCATATATCTTAGGGCAACCCCTGATACTTGCCATAAGAGAATGATGCTGCGTAAGAGAGCAGAAGAGGGTGGAGTCTCCCTAGACTACCTGCATTCCTTGCATGAAAAGCATGAGAACTGGCTTTTCCCATTTGAAAGTGGCAATCATGGGGTTTTGTCTGTCAGTAAGCTCCCTCTGCACATGGACAACTCTTTGCATCCTGAGATAAGAGACCGTGTATTCTATTTAGAGGGTGCACATATGCATTCCAGTATTCAGAAG GTTCCTGCTTTAGTTCTCGACTGTGAACCCAACATTGATTTCAGTAGAGATATTGAAGCAAAGGAGAA GTATGCCCGCCAAGTTGcagaattttttgaatttgtgaagaaaaagaaagaagatcaaCCCACACAACCTGCTGAAGGTGGAGCAAAAGGTACCCAACCACAAGTCTTGCTTCCCAATACAGGTGGATTTTGGTTACCAGATGGCAAACATTTCCCAGAGTCAGCCCTCAGGTCTCTGGACTTCAGACGCGCCATGTCAATCATGTCTGGTCAGCAATGA